cactatAATGCTGATTTAACTAATAATTACAAACACTTTGTTTACtttcgaaaaataatttcattcctAATTAGAAAAatctttttctaaattattataaaatattacattccaTTAGAACaagtcaaaaattaatttaaacagatgacattaaaaagatttacaaattattatatttgtctaTTCAAAAAAGAGAATGTAATGGCTAGAATAAGAACTACCAAAGCCAAACAACATGGGAATCTCAATACTGAGAAGGCCATGTGTTGGCCTGTAGTGCTCATCACTAAAGGTGCGTTTTACTCTATTGCACTTAATTTCACGTCTCCAAATTGGTCTTTCACTAATTTCGAACAGTGTTAGGATATCAAAGCGTCATAAATCAGGGAAACGTAACGGATCTTCTACATAGTCTTCCGGTATAACAAACAACTCATTAGGTATATCATCACGAAAATCAAACttttgaaatgttattttggctgTAACAGTTGGAAGAATTGGGATATCTATTTTAACTGGAAATCCTTTGGGTAGCTTCATTGCAACAAATTGACGTAACTTTGCAAAATGCTTAAAAGGTGCAATCACTTCTAGCACATTAAGCAGCATGTCTACACTCAAAGGGAAGTCATCACTCATTGCTATTGTCGCTCGAAAATTTCTAGATGATTCCTTGTACACAAGTTCTCTGCCCAGGCTAGGATATTGACCAACAGGAGATGATATGTATGTTTCCCAATCAATGCCACTCTCGGGAGGAGGGTTCAGTGAAGCTCGCCTCACTGGTTCACCATTGGTGTCTAAATGTTGTGTATTACCTTTAGTTAAACTTTCTATAATGGCTTTGTTTTTTTGCAAATCATCAGTTGACAAATGCTCTCTCCTTTTTCGTGACTCTAAAACAAGTCCTGTAATGGTGTAAATATCACTTTTATACAAGCCTGCCACAGTCTCTTTACGATCTTCACGGAAAATCCAACCTGACTGGGCTCTTGCAAATGAGATAGCTTTTGTGGACATCTGAGCAGCTAAAATATCACTAGACATTATTATGTCGACCTCATCTTCAATCTCGTTTTCCGTTTCTTCATATCGGACTCTTTGATAGACTTTGACTTTGTTATCAAGAACAGTCAGTGACTCGCTTGGAGGCTTCTCTCCTTGAAAAATGAAAGATATGTCACCCCTTTCCCACTTCATATCTGTAAAATCAACTAAGGTTGTATCCAGTCTGATTCCTGATCcagatttataaattttacatacatCTGAAGGTAATATTCTGGAGACCAATGGCACCCACGAATGGAAATCCCATTTCAATTCCATATAGAAATTCTGTATCTGTGACAATGCTCTAATGAGATCTGGTCGTCTGCATTCCATCTGTTCTCGAGCTTGTTGCTTGAGTTTACGAACAAGAGATGATATTGTTTGGCGATCTCCATAGCTAGTTGCTTCTGCTAATGGTGACCAACCAGCAAGATTTTTCACTTTAACGGGTGCACCATGGGCTAATAATAATTGAACACATTCTTTACGTCCTAGCATTACTGCTAGATGTAAAGCGGTGTTACCATGTTTGTCTTTTCGAGTAACATCGTTAAATCTCAGTAATGAAGATAGCTTTCTGACGTCTCCAATAAAAACGCATTCATGGAGTGGATATGTTTCATCTTCACCATTACAAATAACGGTCGACATCGCGcatataaataattcttaaacCATCACTATCAACtagtaattacttaaaaaccAATACAAAGGCTCTTTATTCGATCAGATAAGATTAAAACGAACGAAATTGTACTGTTACATTTTTGATTCTTTTCATAACACTCTAGACTCGCCTCAAGAATTAAGattgtagttttatttatattacttccTAATTTAGAACAGGAACGT
This is a stretch of genomic DNA from Melitaea cinxia chromosome 2, ilMelCinx1.1, whole genome shotgun sequence. It encodes these proteins:
- the LOC123663839 gene encoding ankyrin repeat domain-containing protein 13C, giving the protein MSTVICNGEDETYPLHECVFIGDVRKLSSLLRFNDVTRKDKHGNTALHLAVMLGRKECVQLLLAHGAPVKVKNLAGWSPLAEATSYGDRQTISSLVRKLKQQAREQMECRRPDLIRALSQIQNFYMELKWDFHSWVPLVSRILPSDVCKIYKSGSGIRLDTTLVDFTDMKWERGDISFIFQGEKPPSESLTVLDNKVKVYQRVRYEETENEIEDEVDIIMSSDILAAQMSTKAISFARAQSGWIFREDRKETVAGLYKSDIYTITGLVLESRKRREHLSTDDLQKNKAIIESLTKGNTQHLDTNGEPVRRASLNPPPESGIDWETYISSPVGQYPSLGRELVYKESSRNFRATIAMSDDFPLSVDMLLNVLEVIAPFKHFAKLRQFVAMKLPKGFPVKIDIPILPTVTAKITFQKFDFRDDIPNELFVIPEDYVEDPLRFPDL